The proteins below come from a single Thermococcus sp. genomic window:
- a CDS encoding tRNA (guanine(10)-N(2))-dimethyltransferase: MEFVEVREGLSKILVPKAERIYDAPVFYNPIMALNRDISVLALGVLKPGTVLDALSATGIRGIRYALETPAEEVWLNDINPDAFNLILKNVRLNLGLEGKPLGEKRVAFEGEKRVVANLDDANRLMAEKFRHFDFLDLDPFGSPVEFLDTALRSVKRRGVLAVTATDTGVLCGAYRHACRRKYLAEPIRGELCHEAGLRILIATVVRYAAKYDLGVEVLLAYYRDHYFRAFLRLKSGARKADESLSNLGYLRQDANGRFEYETTFLPEKPSAYGPLWLGPLKTQEFVDEMLNLAGAHPLSHRKTLPFLETLAGELDIPFHYDTHALARRNNLQVGKLAGIIEALRERGYRATRTHFSPMAVKTDAPFEEVLEVLKSLQ, translated from the coding sequence ATGGAGTTCGTGGAGGTGCGCGAGGGGCTTTCAAAAATCCTTGTTCCGAAGGCGGAGAGAATATACGACGCCCCCGTCTTCTACAACCCCATAATGGCCTTAAACAGGGACATAAGCGTCTTAGCCCTCGGAGTGCTCAAACCGGGGACTGTTCTTGACGCCCTCTCTGCCACAGGAATCAGGGGCATCCGCTACGCCCTCGAAACTCCGGCCGAGGAGGTCTGGCTCAACGACATAAACCCCGACGCCTTCAACCTGATCCTGAAGAACGTCCGGCTGAACCTCGGTCTTGAGGGTAAGCCTCTCGGCGAGAAGCGTGTGGCCTTCGAGGGTGAGAAGAGGGTCGTGGCCAACCTAGACGACGCCAACAGGCTCATGGCCGAGAAGTTCCGCCACTTCGACTTCCTTGACCTCGACCCCTTTGGTTCTCCTGTTGAGTTCCTGGACACGGCTTTGAGGAGCGTGAAGAGGAGGGGCGTTTTGGCGGTCACCGCCACCGACACGGGGGTTCTCTGCGGCGCCTACAGGCACGCCTGCCGCAGGAAGTACCTCGCCGAGCCGATAAGGGGCGAGCTCTGCCACGAGGCCGGGTTGAGGATCCTCATCGCGACCGTTGTCAGGTACGCCGCCAAGTACGACCTCGGCGTCGAGGTTCTCCTCGCCTACTACCGCGACCACTACTTCCGCGCCTTTCTCAGGCTAAAAAGCGGTGCGAGAAAGGCCGATGAGAGCCTCTCAAACCTCGGCTACCTCCGGCAGGACGCCAACGGCCGTTTTGAGTATGAAACGACATTTCTTCCGGAAAAGCCTTCGGCCTACGGCCCACTGTGGCTCGGCCCCCTCAAGACCCAGGAATTCGTTGACGAGATGCTGAACCTGGCCGGTGCTCATCCCCTCTCCCACAGAAAGACGCTCCCATTCTTGGAGACACTCGCGGGAGAGCTGGACATCCCCTTCCACTACGACACCCACGCCCTCGCGAGGAGGAACAACCTTCAGGTCGGAAAGCTCGCGGGGATTATCGAGGCGCTCCGTGAAAGGGGCTACCGTGCCACGAGAACGCACTTCTCCCCGATGGCCGTTAAAACCGATGCCCCGTTTGAGGAGGTTCTTGAGGTTCTGAAGTCCCTTCAATGA
- a CDS encoding 50S ribosomal protein L35ae: MARGKALVLAYAGTHEHQDNHHMILKPLGIDDRNAASRLIGRKVVWTTPTGRKMYGKILRTHGNRGEVKAYFKPGLPGQALGDYVEIL, encoded by the coding sequence ATGGCCAGGGGAAAGGCTCTCGTCCTTGCCTACGCCGGGACTCACGAACACCAGGACAACCATCACATGATTCTGAAGCCCCTCGGCATCGACGACAGGAACGCAGCTTCAAGGCTCATAGGCAGGAAGGTCGTCTGGACGACCCCGACAGGCAGGAAGATGTACGGCAAAATCCTCAGGACGCACGGCAATAGGGGTGAGGTGAAGGCCTACTTCAAACCCGGCCTGCCCGGCCAGGCGCTTGGTGACTACGTCGAGATTCTCTGA
- a CDS encoding HAD family hydrolase → MTVYLFDFDGTLVDSTGAVEKALRIAIEKTIPAVIESDLYEDYYKALFLFIKGKLTYQYLGVIHELVAQGTIHEYYKLMPRYIKDFPFARKVIRELRRRGRRVISFSGEHTYPGGKVIFMKKTNWYDEFDEVITFKGTRDMLKKFETLRELYPEEPFVWVDDSPSRFTYVLDENTLFVQKFSPYKSDVALLFDRENFIKIKNIREILSIDDGLASFEDKP, encoded by the coding sequence GTGACCGTGTACCTGTTCGATTTTGACGGCACCCTCGTGGACAGTACGGGGGCGGTCGAGAAGGCCCTCAGAATCGCGATCGAGAAGACAATCCCCGCGGTGATAGAGAGCGATCTGTACGAGGACTATTACAAGGCGCTTTTCCTCTTCATCAAGGGCAAGCTCACCTACCAGTACCTTGGAGTCATCCACGAGCTCGTTGCCCAGGGCACGATACACGAGTACTACAAGCTCATGCCCCGGTACATCAAAGACTTTCCCTTCGCCAGAAAGGTCATCAGGGAGCTCAGAAGGCGGGGACGACGTGTGATAAGCTTTTCTGGAGAGCATACGTATCCCGGGGGGAAGGTCATCTTCATGAAAAAGACGAACTGGTATGACGAGTTTGACGAGGTGATAACCTTTAAGGGCACGAGAGATATGCTCAAAAAGTTTGAGACACTGCGGGAGCTTTATCCTGAGGAGCCGTTTGTATGGGTCGACGACAGTCCCAGCAGATTCACGTATGTTCTGGACGAGAACACACTCTTTGTCCAGAAGTTTTCCCCGTACAAGAGCGATGTTGCCCTGCTGTTTGATAGGGAAAACTTCATCAAGATCAAAAACATAAGAGAGATCCTAAGCATAGACGACGGGCTGGCGAGCTTTGAGGATAAACCTTAA
- the pepQ gene encoding Xaa-Pro dipeptidase PepQ, producing MRIKRLQEFIAEKELDAALITGRENLFYFTGSSPVLGGYLVVTADDALFIVPELEYEEARETSKVPVDKFKTGSELYEKLKGFNPARLGIEGKTSFSTVQNLREKVGVEDFFVVDDVIKELRIIKTPEEIDVIKAACEIADMAMMAALEEISEGKREREIAAQMEYIMKMNGAEKPAFDTIIASGWRSALPHGVASDKRIEKGDLVVIDEGALYRHYHSDTTRTIVVGSPNEKQKDIYYAVLEAQRKGVEAARPGVTAKELDTIVRDVIKEYGYGDHFIHSTGHGVGLQIHEWPRVSQQDDTELKPGMVITIEPGIYIPKFGGVRIEDTVLITENGAVRLTKTERELI from the coding sequence ATGAGGATTAAAAGGCTCCAGGAATTCATCGCGGAAAAGGAACTTGATGCGGCTCTGATAACCGGAAGGGAAAACCTCTTCTACTTCACCGGAAGCTCTCCCGTTCTCGGAGGTTACCTCGTTGTTACCGCTGATGATGCCCTGTTCATAGTCCCTGAACTCGAATACGAGGAGGCTAGGGAGACATCGAAGGTTCCCGTGGACAAATTCAAGACTGGTAGTGAACTCTACGAAAAGCTCAAGGGGTTCAATCCCGCAAGGCTTGGCATCGAAGGCAAGACCAGCTTCTCCACCGTCCAGAATCTCCGGGAAAAGGTAGGGGTGGAGGACTTCTTCGTGGTTGACGACGTCATCAAAGAACTCAGGATCATCAAGACGCCCGAAGAGATTGACGTGATAAAGGCCGCCTGCGAGATAGCGGACATGGCCATGATGGCGGCGCTTGAGGAGATAAGTGAGGGTAAGCGTGAGAGGGAGATAGCGGCCCAGATGGAGTACATCATGAAGATGAACGGCGCCGAGAAGCCGGCTTTCGATACGATAATAGCGAGCGGATGGCGCTCTGCCTTGCCCCATGGGGTTGCCAGCGATAAGAGGATAGAGAAGGGCGATCTAGTCGTCATCGACGAGGGGGCGCTTTACAGACACTACCACTCTGACACCACCAGGACTATAGTCGTGGGCAGCCCCAACGAGAAGCAGAAGGACATCTACTACGCAGTCCTTGAGGCCCAGAGAAAGGGGGTCGAGGCCGCCAGACCTGGCGTGACGGCAAAGGAGCTCGACACCATAGTCAGGGACGTCATTAAGGAATACGGCTACGGCGACCACTTCATACACTCCACCGGGCACGGCGTCGGCCTGCAGATACACGAGTGGCCCCGCGTGAGCCAGCAGGACGATACGGAGCTCAAGCCCGGAATGGTGATAACCATCGAGCCAGGCATCTACATCCCCAAATTCGGCGGGGTGAGGATAGAGGACACCGTCCTCATCACAGAGAACGGTGCAGTGAGGCTCACAAAGACCGAGAGGGAGCTCATTTAA
- a CDS encoding mRNA surveillance protein pelota: MQIIHQDVKEGKIKVKAETLDDLWHLYHIIDPGDTVYAKTLRKQSQRSDSLRAEKVEVIPVFLGVRAEKINFHKFANQVRVTGPIVYASRDDVPLGKYHTIAIEEGTVVTIQKPRWKEHHIERLKEAVEASKRARVMIVVIDDGEADMAIIREYGVEILKGIRYNLGGKRYSTNRESEEKKFFHDVAKSMEEIISREGIERAIVAGPGFVKEDFYKFLRENYPELAKKVVIEDTSVTGRTGIYEVIKRGTVDKVYHENRVAKEVQLVEKVLENVARNNGLAAYGLREVEEAVNYGAVETLLVLDELLKGEHREKIEELMDAVRYSRGEVVVVSSEHEGGDKLRALGGLAALLRFRVK, translated from the coding sequence GTGCAGATAATTCACCAGGACGTCAAGGAGGGCAAGATAAAGGTCAAGGCAGAGACGCTCGACGACCTGTGGCACCTGTATCACATCATAGACCCGGGGGATACCGTCTATGCAAAGACCCTCAGAAAGCAGAGCCAGAGGAGCGATTCCCTGAGGGCAGAGAAGGTCGAGGTCATTCCCGTTTTCCTCGGAGTCAGGGCGGAGAAGATAAACTTCCACAAATTTGCCAACCAGGTACGCGTTACCGGGCCGATAGTCTACGCCAGCAGGGACGACGTCCCCCTTGGCAAGTACCATACCATAGCGATAGAGGAGGGCACGGTGGTCACCATCCAGAAGCCCCGCTGGAAGGAGCACCACATTGAAAGGTTAAAGGAGGCCGTCGAAGCCTCCAAGAGGGCGCGCGTGATGATAGTCGTCATAGACGACGGCGAGGCGGACATGGCGATAATCAGGGAGTACGGCGTCGAGATTCTGAAGGGCATACGCTACAACCTCGGCGGGAAGAGGTACAGCACCAACCGCGAGAGCGAGGAGAAGAAGTTCTTCCACGATGTGGCGAAGAGCATGGAGGAGATAATCAGTCGTGAGGGCATAGAGAGGGCAATAGTGGCCGGCCCCGGCTTCGTCAAGGAGGACTTCTACAAGTTCCTGCGCGAGAACTACCCGGAGCTGGCCAAAAAGGTGGTCATCGAGGACACGAGTGTGACCGGAAGAACCGGCATCTACGAGGTCATCAAGCGCGGAACGGTTGACAAGGTCTACCACGAGAACCGCGTCGCCAAGGAGGTTCAGCTCGTCGAGAAGGTGCTTGAAAACGTTGCCAGGAACAACGGCCTGGCCGCTTACGGTCTCAGAGAGGTCGAAGAGGCCGTCAATTACGGTGCGGTTGAGACGCTCCTAGTTCTTGACGAGCTCCTGAAGGGAGAGCACAGGGAGAAAATCGAGGAGCTCATGGACGCGGTTCGCTACTCCCGCGGCGAGGTGGTCGTGGTAAGCTCGGAACACGAGGGTGGAGACAAGCTGAGAGCCCTGGGCGGCCTGGCGGCACTGCTGAGGTTCAGGGTGAAGTGA
- a CDS encoding AIR synthase family protein has product MKLPLGKLRNDVLRDVVFSNLGVEDVRIVYGPREGFDAAVLEYDHEHYLVVATDPVLGVPGETFGFFAYHFAASDVAVFGARPRWLVVDILLPPGREVGFLEKTMRDLNTECRKYGSSIIGGHTGVYPSVSEPTATTTAFGIVRKGDLRIPLAEPGDRIVVTGKVGLEFAVSAAYFREKELRKLLSFREISRLRRSFRFETVVPEALAARPFVRGMHDATEGGLTALHEIADNSGLGFTVHAEKLWLDPVVGRVLDFYGIEPWSVSSTGTLIAIVPPEKSNSLITELQKNGIPAFEIGEFTADKKRVLIENGEERAFPTFKSDPYVGLYGKGLTSP; this is encoded by the coding sequence ATGAAGCTCCCCCTTGGAAAGCTGAGGAACGACGTCCTGAGGGACGTTGTGTTTTCCAATCTTGGGGTGGAGGATGTAAGGATAGTTTACGGACCCAGGGAAGGTTTTGACGCCGCTGTCCTTGAATACGACCACGAGCACTACCTGGTAGTCGCCACAGACCCCGTTCTGGGCGTCCCCGGTGAGACCTTCGGGTTCTTTGCGTACCACTTCGCGGCGAGCGACGTCGCCGTTTTCGGGGCCAGGCCGAGGTGGCTCGTTGTTGATATACTCCTTCCCCCGGGGCGGGAGGTTGGCTTTCTAGAAAAGACGATGCGCGACCTGAACACCGAATGCAGGAAGTACGGGAGCTCGATAATTGGGGGCCACACCGGGGTGTATCCGTCGGTCTCCGAACCGACGGCGACAACGACTGCCTTTGGGATTGTGAGAAAAGGGGACCTGAGGATACCCCTGGCAGAGCCGGGAGATAGGATAGTGGTTACGGGAAAAGTCGGCCTTGAGTTTGCGGTCTCGGCGGCATATTTCCGCGAGAAAGAACTGAGGAAGCTTCTGAGCTTCAGGGAAATATCCAGGCTCAGGAGGTCGTTCAGGTTCGAAACCGTCGTCCCAGAGGCCCTCGCGGCCAGACCCTTCGTGAGGGGCATGCACGACGCCACCGAGGGGGGTCTAACAGCCCTCCACGAGATAGCAGATAACTCCGGGCTCGGGTTTACAGTCCACGCCGAGAAGCTCTGGCTCGACCCGGTGGTGGGGAGAGTCCTTGACTTCTACGGCATTGAGCCCTGGAGCGTTTCCTCGACAGGCACGCTGATAGCCATAGTGCCGCCAGAAAAATCTAATTCGCTAATTACAGAATTACAGAAAAATGGAATCCCTGCCTTCGAGATCGGTGAGTTTACGGCGGATAAAAAGAGGGTTTTAATCGAAAACGGAGAAGAAAGGGCGTTTCCGACGTTTAAGAGCGACCCCTACGTGGGGCTGTACGGTAAGGGACTCACTTCACCCTGA
- a CDS encoding 7-cyano-7-deazaguanine synthase codes for MIERVIEDIREFSEERGLYERRILVLFSGGKDSSLALYLLKEAGLDVSALTFFHRWSWRETLNWAMGFTKRLGVEHFLVDVTDGLLREAVGRKGPICINCKKVMLWNARWFALNNGFDVLAKGDNANDKIIGALLDQCEGDIRLCGIPRIGVPFFRPLIKYTAEEVEALAEEAGIKPYRMYEHARRKQWREGCPLQYIDRERTVTPELMDLAYRVNYEISKLARRRKVRMSVRVPSFEIMCWDCDEETLGEAREIISRLVEGRG; via the coding sequence ATGATCGAGAGGGTCATCGAGGACATCAGAGAGTTCTCGGAGGAGAGGGGTCTCTATGAGAGACGAATCCTCGTTCTCTTTTCCGGCGGAAAGGACAGTTCGCTCGCATTATACCTGCTGAAGGAAGCCGGCCTGGACGTTTCAGCCCTCACTTTCTTTCACCGCTGGAGCTGGAGGGAAACCCTCAACTGGGCGATGGGGTTCACCAAAAGGCTCGGAGTCGAACACTTCCTGGTGGACGTAACCGACGGCCTTCTGCGCGAAGCGGTGGGGAGAAAGGGGCCGATATGCATCAACTGCAAGAAGGTCATGCTCTGGAACGCCAGGTGGTTCGCCCTCAACAACGGCTTTGACGTCTTAGCTAAAGGCGACAACGCCAACGACAAAATCATCGGGGCCCTGCTGGACCAGTGTGAGGGTGACATAAGACTGTGCGGAATTCCGAGGATAGGGGTTCCTTTCTTCAGGCCCCTCATAAAGTACACCGCCGAGGAAGTTGAGGCACTCGCGGAAGAGGCCGGAATAAAGCCCTACCGCATGTACGAGCACGCGAGAAGAAAGCAGTGGCGCGAGGGCTGCCCGCTCCAGTATATAGATCGGGAAAGGACTGTCACCCCGGAGCTCATGGATCTTGCCTACAGGGTAAACTACGAGATAAGCAAACTCGCCCGTCGGAGGAAGGTTCGCATGAGTGTCCGCGTCCCAAGCTTTGAAATAATGTGCTGGGACTGCGATGAGGAAACTCTGGGTGAGGCAAGGGAGATCATTTCGAGACTGGTGGAGGGTAGGGGATGA
- a CDS encoding DUF4870 domain-containing protein, whose product MEEIPPSEPKKTSLGMDENIEGLLAYLIGALTGIIFLLLEKESDFVRFHAMQSTITFISIWVLQMVFRFIPFIGGLISWLLGLLGFVLWIVGMVKAYQGERYKFPFFGDLAEQWVGKVNV is encoded by the coding sequence ATGGAGGAAATTCCACCCAGTGAACCCAAGAAGACTTCCCTGGGGATGGACGAGAACATCGAGGGACTGCTCGCCTATCTCATCGGCGCCCTGACGGGAATAATCTTCCTGTTGCTCGAGAAGGAGAGCGATTTCGTCCGTTTCCACGCGATGCAGTCGACCATAACCTTCATCAGCATTTGGGTGCTCCAGATGGTCTTCAGGTTCATTCCCTTCATCGGCGGTTTGATCTCATGGCTCCTCGGGCTTCTGGGATTCGTCCTGTGGATAGTGGGAATGGTCAAGGCCTACCAGGGCGAGCGCTACAAGTTCCCGTTCTTCGGTGATCTCGCCGAGCAGTGGGTCGGCAAGGTCAACGTCTGA
- a CDS encoding FeoA family protein — translation MVVPLSSMSPGEKGIVVNILGGHSARQRLVSMGLTPGATIQVLEFHPTGPIIISVGGVRFAIGKGLASKVLVRKL, via the coding sequence ATGGTTGTACCTTTAAGCAGTATGAGCCCCGGTGAGAAGGGAATCGTCGTCAATATCCTCGGCGGACACAGCGCCCGGCAGAGGCTGGTCTCCATGGGCCTAACCCCCGGGGCAACGATTCAGGTGCTCGAATTCCACCCCACGGGACCAATAATAATCTCCGTCGGTGGTGTGAGGTTTGCCATAGGTAAGGGACTCGCGAGCAAAGTCCTGGTGAGGAAGCTCTGA
- the feoB gene encoding ferrous iron transport protein B, translating to MMKVVALAGNPNVGKTTIFNSLTGMRQHVGNWPGVTVEKKEGILEYGGEKFLVVDLPGIYSLTAHSVDELVARDFLLKGSADVVVNVVDATALMRNLFLTMEILEMGLKNVIIALNKTDLAEKRGIEINVKKMEELLGVPVVPLNAKEGVGLDRLKEGIHRIAAGELRTNPAVPRYDPEVEREIEHITTVLRDTKLADHYNLRWLAVKLLQRDDGVIKLVLRHLGKEKLDEIMGHISEVEERYKRAMDLIIASQKYEFIDALMHRFVRYSHEGGETFSDQLDRFLTHPVYGLFALFGMFYVIFKFVFAIGLPLQGMLDEGFVAFGQWLAPHIANEALRGLIVDGIIAGVGSVLSFFPLVFLLFLSMSILEDVGYMARAAVVMERIMRKFGLPGKSFIPLVLAFGCNVPAVMSTRTLDDERDRIVTMLVNPLIPCSARLSVISFLAGAFFASNQALVAVSIYAVAILLALLVAWLLSRFVVKGEESPFIIELPEYLIPSWKTVTLHSWERSKEFIKKAGTIILLGSIAIWYLSAYPVEIGTGGSYAERLGTLFEPYMRLMGLDWKAAVSLLFGIIAKENVISTYGIIYGSTDEIVNAMTPLQAFVLALVTTLYIPCIATIGAIRAESNWKWAAFTVVYMIALASIVGILVWNVGTTLGY from the coding sequence ATGATGAAAGTCGTTGCACTCGCAGGAAACCCCAACGTGGGAAAAACCACGATCTTCAATTCGCTGACTGGGATGCGGCAGCACGTGGGCAACTGGCCCGGAGTGACCGTGGAAAAAAAGGAAGGCATACTGGAATACGGGGGAGAGAAGTTCCTGGTGGTTGACCTGCCCGGAATATACTCTCTCACCGCGCACTCAGTTGACGAGCTGGTTGCCAGGGATTTCCTCCTTAAGGGGAGCGCCGACGTGGTTGTTAACGTCGTTGACGCCACCGCACTGATGAGGAACCTCTTCCTAACGATGGAGATACTTGAGATGGGGCTGAAGAACGTCATCATCGCCCTGAACAAGACCGACCTCGCCGAGAAGAGGGGAATCGAGATAAATGTGAAAAAGATGGAGGAGCTCCTCGGGGTTCCTGTTGTACCCCTGAACGCAAAGGAAGGGGTGGGTCTGGACCGGCTCAAGGAGGGCATCCACAGAATAGCCGCGGGGGAGCTCCGGACAAATCCGGCTGTGCCGAGATACGACCCGGAGGTCGAGAGGGAAATTGAGCACATAACCACTGTTCTCAGGGATACGAAACTGGCCGACCATTACAACCTCCGCTGGCTGGCGGTGAAGCTCCTTCAGAGGGACGACGGCGTCATAAAGCTCGTTCTCCGCCATCTCGGAAAGGAGAAACTCGATGAGATTATGGGGCATATATCTGAGGTCGAGGAGAGGTACAAGAGAGCGATGGACCTCATAATAGCCAGCCAGAAGTACGAGTTCATAGACGCCCTCATGCACAGGTTCGTCAGGTACTCCCACGAAGGGGGCGAGACCTTCAGCGATCAGCTGGACAGGTTCCTTACCCATCCGGTCTACGGTCTCTTCGCACTGTTTGGGATGTTCTACGTTATTTTCAAATTCGTCTTTGCAATTGGACTGCCCCTCCAGGGGATGCTGGACGAAGGCTTCGTGGCCTTTGGCCAGTGGCTGGCGCCCCATATTGCCAACGAAGCACTGCGAGGCCTGATAGTCGATGGAATAATAGCGGGCGTTGGGTCCGTCCTCAGCTTTTTCCCACTCGTTTTCCTGCTGTTCCTCTCCATGTCCATCCTGGAGGACGTCGGATACATGGCGAGAGCGGCAGTGGTTATGGAGCGCATCATGAGGAAGTTCGGCCTTCCCGGGAAGAGCTTCATACCTCTGGTGCTCGCCTTTGGCTGCAACGTTCCCGCGGTCATGTCAACGAGGACCCTCGACGACGAGAGGGACAGGATAGTCACCATGCTGGTCAACCCCCTAATTCCATGCAGCGCCAGGCTGAGCGTCATAAGCTTCCTTGCCGGGGCATTCTTTGCGAGCAACCAGGCGCTCGTGGCGGTGAGCATATACGCGGTTGCCATACTTCTGGCACTGCTGGTAGCGTGGCTCCTGAGCAGGTTCGTGGTGAAAGGCGAGGAGAGTCCATTCATAATCGAACTGCCGGAGTACCTGATACCATCGTGGAAGACAGTAACGCTCCACTCGTGGGAGAGGAGCAAGGAATTCATCAAGAAAGCCGGAACGATCATCCTGCTCGGCTCGATTGCCATCTGGTACCTCAGTGCCTACCCTGTTGAAATAGGAACGGGAGGAAGCTACGCGGAGAGGCTGGGAACCCTCTTTGAACCGTACATGAGGCTCATGGGGCTGGACTGGAAGGCGGCTGTTAGCCTGCTCTTTGGAATCATAGCCAAGGAGAACGTCATCTCAACCTACGGCATAATCTATGGCAGCACCGACGAGATAGTAAATGCCATGACTCCCCTCCAGGCGTTCGTGCTGGCGCTCGTCACGACACTCTATATACCGTGCATAGCAACGATAGGGGCCATAAGAGCCGAGAGCAACTGGAAATGGGCGGCCTTTACCGTTGTCTACATGATAGCCCTGGCGAGCATCGTGGGCATTTTAGTCTGGAACGTTGGAACGACTTTGGGGTACTGA
- a CDS encoding FeoC-like transcriptional regulator: MLERILELIKAGKSIDEISQELSMPQEEVEGALKILESLGYIERVESGSSACESCPLSSVCPGSCFRFKGKVYTVADFRINGQK, encoded by the coding sequence ATGCTCGAGAGGATACTCGAACTCATAAAAGCCGGAAAAAGCATCGACGAGATATCCCAGGAGCTCTCAATGCCCCAAGAGGAGGTGGAGGGGGCCCTGAAAATCCTGGAGAGCCTGGGCTACATCGAGCGGGTCGAGTCCGGGAGCTCGGCCTGCGAGAGCTGCCCCCTCAGCAGTGTCTGCCCAGGTTCGTGTTTCAGGTTCAAAGGAAAGGTGTACACCGTGGCGGACTTCAGGATTAATGGACAGAAATGA
- a CDS encoding NDP-sugar synthase: MKAVILAGGFGTRLRPLSSTRPKPMIPVLGKPNLQYLLESLEKIPEIDEVILSVHYMRGEIREFIDERMADYPKDIKFVNDPMPLETGGALKNVEEYVSDDFLVIYGDVFTNFNFEELIDAHKKNDGMITVAVTKVYDPEKYGVVEVDEENRVTHFEEKPKRPKTNLVDAGIYVVNRKVLEAIPRGKEVYFEREVLPKFVSQGAVYAHKIPREFYWIDLGTPDDLFYAHQLAMDEITKQNGYYTIAEGAEVPEDVEIQGPAYIDEGAKIGRGVKIKAYTYIGPNTVVEEKAYLKRAILIGSDIVKERAEIKDSILGEGVVVGKNVILKENAVVGDYARIYDNLVIYGAKILPWKKVEEYEAYLKIKLDPTKVRPGVTPERCPLGLPECIYTKFKAIAGEKPPCDECIENQWLF, translated from the coding sequence ATGAAAGCTGTTATTCTTGCTGGCGGTTTTGGGACCAGGTTAAGGCCGCTCTCATCGACCAGACCAAAGCCCATGATCCCAGTTCTTGGAAAACCCAACCTCCAGTACCTCCTTGAGAGCCTGGAGAAGATACCGGAAATCGATGAGGTTATCCTCTCGGTTCACTACATGCGCGGTGAGATAAGGGAGTTCATAGACGAGAGGATGGCCGACTATCCCAAGGACATCAAGTTCGTCAACGACCCCATGCCCCTTGAGACCGGCGGCGCCCTCAAAAACGTTGAGGAGTACGTGAGCGATGACTTCCTGGTTATCTACGGAGACGTATTCACGAACTTCAACTTCGAGGAGCTGATAGATGCCCACAAGAAAAACGACGGCATGATAACCGTCGCCGTGACCAAGGTGTATGACCCCGAAAAGTACGGAGTCGTCGAGGTGGACGAGGAGAACAGGGTAACCCACTTCGAAGAGAAGCCCAAGAGACCCAAGACGAACCTCGTTGATGCGGGAATATACGTCGTCAACAGGAAAGTGCTTGAGGCCATACCCCGCGGGAAGGAGGTCTATTTCGAGAGGGAGGTACTGCCCAAGTTCGTGAGCCAGGGTGCCGTTTATGCCCACAAGATACCCCGTGAATTCTACTGGATTGACCTTGGAACCCCCGACGACCTCTTCTATGCCCACCAGCTTGCCATGGACGAGATAACCAAACAGAACGGCTACTACACAATAGCCGAGGGGGCCGAAGTTCCCGAGGACGTGGAGATCCAGGGGCCGGCATACATAGACGAGGGGGCCAAGATAGGGCGCGGTGTCAAGATAAAGGCCTACACCTACATCGGTCCGAACACTGTGGTTGAGGAGAAGGCATACCTCAAGCGTGCCATACTTATCGGCAGCGACATCGTCAAAGAGCGCGCCGAGATAAAGGACAGCATCCTCGGTGAGGGTGTCGTCGTTGGAAAGAACGTCATCCTCAAGGAGAACGCCGTCGTCGGCGACTACGCGAGGATATACGACAACCTGGTCATCTACGGGGCAAAGATACTCCCCTGGAAGAAGGTCGAGGAGTACGAGGCGTATCTCAAGATAAAGCTCGACCCGACGAAGGTCAGACCCGGCGTCACTCCCGAACGCTGTCCGCTCGGCCTGCCCGAGTGTATCTACACCAAGTTCAAGGCCATAGCCGGAGAAAAGCCGCCCTGCGACGAGTGTATAGAGAACCAGTGGCTCTTCTGA